One Alligator mississippiensis isolate rAllMis1 chromosome 1, rAllMis1, whole genome shotgun sequence genomic window carries:
- the LOC132245213 gene encoding uncharacterized protein LOC132245213, which translates to MRPSNLFSEARGAATGNKTNWQTSLVARQNIYLQKHTMEFEAQDWKGPPKPLSPIPALVEKNLHRQPTRFSTLTTATKYHMKKAVQYAKCEKHTRKGNAANASQTPMAGSLLCVYILRLFQEDDCNPTLQKEVRTVHSSYQPDLGEKILPALTHNNQLDSKNMGKTLHSSTQNASLGLQKGHGKNYGRVVLVLFFFCFLLHIQKRKYYQDLSPPKGKKSWIFFYTVSYF; encoded by the exons atgcggccctccaacctgttttctgaggcccgaggtgctgcaacGGGAAACAAAA CTAACTGGCAGACATCACTGGTAGCAAGGCAAAATATCTATCTACAGAAGCACACCATGGAGTTTgaagcacaggactggaaggggcctcccaAGCCATTAAGTCCTATTCCTGCACTGGTAGAAAAAAATTTGCACAGACAGCCCACAAGGTTCTCTACTCTGACAACAGCCACAAAGTACCATATGAAAAAAGCCGTACAATATGCCAAATGTGAAAAGCACACGAGAAAAGGGAATGCTGCCAATGCCTCACAAACACCAATGGCAGGGAGTTTGTTATGCGTGTATATTCTCAGATTATTCCAGGAGGACGACTGTAACCCCACACTACAAAAAGAAGTCAGAACTGTCCATAGTTCTTACCAACCTGATTTGGGAGAAAAAATACTTCCTGCCCTAACACATAATAATCAGTTGGACTCTAAGAACATGGGCAAGACCCTCCATTCAAGCACCCAAAATGCTTCACTTGGCCTGCAAAAAGGGCATGGCAAAAATTATGGCAGGGTTGTacttgtgttattttttttttgtttcttattacatattcaaaaaagaaaatactaTCAGGACCTTTCTCcacccaaagggaaaaaaagttggATTTTTTTCTATACCGTTTCATATTTTTAG